Proteins from one Amycolatopsis benzoatilytica AK 16/65 genomic window:
- a CDS encoding DUF305 domain-containing protein translates to MRKILFSGVVVASALLLGACSSTDSPASAPASSTQSGHNAADVAFAQQMIPHHRQALDMAKMVPSRSTNPKVVDLAGRIDKAQDPEIRQMQGWLDAWGAPSTGAAMPGNAMPGHEMSGQPAPGHAVAGMMSDADMKNLAAAKGTEFDRAWLEMMVKHHQGAVEMAKAELGQGSDAGAKALAQKIIDGQQAEISEMQGLLKS, encoded by the coding sequence GTGCGCAAAATTCTGTTCAGCGGCGTCGTCGTGGCGTCCGCCCTCCTGCTCGGCGCGTGCAGCAGCACCGATTCCCCGGCGTCCGCGCCGGCGTCGAGCACGCAGTCCGGGCACAACGCCGCCGACGTCGCGTTCGCCCAGCAGATGATCCCGCATCACCGGCAGGCGCTGGACATGGCGAAGATGGTGCCGTCCCGCAGCACCAACCCGAAGGTGGTCGACCTCGCCGGCCGGATCGACAAGGCACAGGACCCGGAGATCCGGCAAATGCAAGGCTGGCTGGACGCCTGGGGCGCGCCGAGCACCGGTGCCGCCATGCCAGGGAACGCCATGCCCGGTCACGAGATGTCCGGTCAGCCGGCCCCCGGCCACGCCGTGGCGGGCATGATGTCCGACGCCGATATGAAGAACCTCGCGGCGGCCAAGGGCACGGAGTTCGACCGGGCGTGGCTGGAGATGATGGTCAAGCATCACCAGGGCGCGGTCGAGATGGCGAAGGCCGAGCTCGGCCAAGGCTCCGACGCCGGCGCCAAGGCCCTGGCACAGAAGATCATCGACGGCCAGCAAGCCGAGATCTCCGAGATGCAGGGCCTGCTCAAGAGCTGA
- a CDS encoding superoxide dismutase: MARYQLPELDYDYGALAPSISGEINELHHTKHHAAYVKGANDTLDKLAAAREAGDFGNIVGLETTLAFNLAGHANHVVWWKILSPNGGDKPTGELAAAIDEAFGSFDKFKAQFTAVSTTIQGNGWGALSWDPIGKTLITQQLRDHHNNLVLPTTPILLVDVWEHAFYLDYKNVKPDYVNALWNIFDWAEIGKRFDNAVAGGNGLLLG; encoded by the coding sequence ATGGCCCGCTACCAGCTGCCCGAACTCGACTACGACTACGGCGCCCTCGCGCCGTCGATCTCGGGCGAGATCAACGAGCTGCACCACACCAAGCACCACGCCGCCTACGTCAAGGGCGCCAACGACACCCTCGACAAGCTCGCCGCCGCGCGCGAGGCGGGCGACTTCGGCAACATCGTCGGCCTGGAGACCACCCTGGCGTTCAACCTCGCCGGGCACGCCAACCACGTCGTCTGGTGGAAGATCCTCTCGCCGAACGGCGGCGACAAGCCGACCGGCGAGCTGGCCGCGGCCATCGACGAGGCGTTCGGCTCGTTCGACAAGTTCAAGGCCCAGTTCACCGCCGTGTCCACCACCATCCAGGGCAACGGCTGGGGCGCGCTGTCCTGGGACCCGATCGGCAAGACGCTGATCACCCAGCAGCTGCGCGACCACCACAACAACCTGGTCCTGCCGACCACCCCGATCCTGCTGGTCGACGTCTGGGAGCACGCGTTCTACCTCGACTACAAGAACGTCAAGCCGGACTACGTCAACGCCCTGTGGAACATCTTCGACTGGGCGGAGATCGGCAAGCGCTTCGACAACGCCGTCGCCGGCGGCAACGGCCTCCTGCTCGGCTGA
- a CDS encoding GlsB/YeaQ/YmgE family stress response membrane protein: MGVVSWIILGLIAGVIAKILMPGKDPGGCIITILLGIGGAFVGGWIGKTLFHTQLGTFFEARTWGLAILGALVILVVYRLVLGNRKHHRRD; this comes from the coding sequence GTGGGCGTAGTCAGCTGGATCATCCTGGGCCTCATCGCCGGAGTGATCGCGAAAATCCTCATGCCCGGCAAGGACCCGGGCGGCTGCATCATCACCATCCTGCTCGGCATCGGCGGAGCGTTCGTCGGAGGATGGATCGGGAAGACCCTGTTCCACACTCAGCTGGGCACGTTCTTCGAGGCGCGCACCTGGGGCCTGGCCATTTTGGGCGCCCTGGTCATCCTCGTCGTGTACCGGCTGGTTCTCGGCAATCGCAAGCACCACCGGCGCGACTGA
- a CDS encoding DUF3040 domain-containing protein, with the protein MTLRDHEQRQLDEIERILADENPRLAHRFEKFRPMHVVTFAAATLSVLSLLLAGLTTMVVGFGMGSLPPILAGAAITLGVPLVSAWYYRCRWR; encoded by the coding sequence ATGACGTTGCGCGACCACGAACAGCGCCAGCTCGACGAGATCGAACGCATCCTCGCCGACGAGAACCCGCGCCTGGCTCACCGCTTCGAGAAGTTCCGCCCGATGCACGTGGTCACGTTCGCCGCCGCCACGCTGAGCGTGCTGAGCCTGCTGCTGGCCGGACTGACCACGATGGTGGTGGGATTCGGAATGGGCTCGCTGCCGCCGATCCTGGCCGGAGCGGCGATCACGCTCGGGGTGCCGCTCGTGTCCGCCTGGTACTACCGCTGCCGCTGGCGCTGA